The Deltaproteobacteria bacterium HGW-Deltaproteobacteria-18 nucleotide sequence GGCGCATGCTCTACGAGGTGCCCGAGAGCTATGCAGCCTGGATCGAGCGCAACCCGGACGCCGCGCCGCCCTCATATCGAAATCTCAGTGGTCAGGCATTGGTGGCCGCCATCAGCCGGGACGTGAAGGGCGTGCTGCAGGTGCAGTTCATGCCGCCGGACTCCGACACCTTCGGCCACGAGCTCATCGTCGGCCTGCGCCGTACCCGCGAGTTCGGCATGGTCCTTAGCGCCGGGCTCGGCGGAACGGATACGGAGCTTTACGCCCAGCGTTTCCGCAAGGGCCAGGCCATTGTGGCAGCGTCCACGGCCATGACCGATGGGCAGACTTTTTTCGAACTTTTCCGCCAGACCATCTCCTACAAGAAACTCGCCGGGTTGACCCGGGGGCAGCGCCGCATTGTGACTGACGAGCAGCTCATCGAGTGCTTTGAAAGTTTCGTGGCCATGGCCAATCATTATTCGCCGGACAATCCGGACGCGCCATTCATCATCGAGGAACTGGAAGTCAATCCCTTCGCTTTTACCGATTATCTGATGGTGCCCCTGGATGGCATGTGCCGCTTTTCCCTGCCACAGTCTCAAGCTGCGGGCAGGCCAGTGGGTAAGATCCATAATCTGCTGCACCCGGAGCGCATCGGCATTGTCGGAGTTTCGGCCACGCGGCGGAATTTTGGGCGCATCATTCTGGAGAACATCCTGGCCCAGGGTTTTGACCCGCAAAACGTGACGATCCTGCGCGAGGGCGTCCCTGATCAGAGCGGAGTGCTGTGCGTGCCCGATCTGGCCGCTCTGCCACACAGGCTCGATCTGCTGGTGGTGGCCGTGGGTGCAGCCCAGGTCCCCGATCTGGTGGAGGAGATCATCCGCCGCGACGCGGCCCACGCGGTCATGCTCATCCCCGGCGGCATGGGCGAAACCGAGGACAGCCGCGAGCGCGCCGCCCAGGTCGTGGCCCAGATCAACGCGGCTCACGCCACGAGTGACGGCGGACCGGTTTTTCTGGGTGCCAACTGCATGGGTGTGGTCTCCAGGCCCGGGCGCTACGACACCTGGTTCATCCCCGAGGAGAAGCTGCCTCGCGACCGGGGCAAGCCCTACCGCCGCGCGGCCCTGGTCAGCCAGAGCGGGGCCTTCATGCTGCATCGCAGCAGCCAGTGTCCGGAACTGGTGCCGGCGTACATGATCTCCATGGGCAATCAGACGGATCTGACCCTTGGCGACATGGTCAGCTATTTCAAGGATTCGGATCAGGTGGATGTCATCGCGGTCTATGCCGAAGGATTCAGCGACCTCGACGGGCTGGCATTTTGCCGAGCCGTGCGCGAGGTGGTCATGGCCGGCAAGGAGGTGGTCTTCTACAAGGCGGGCCGTACACCGGAAGGCAAGTCCGCCACCAGTGGGCATACCGCTTCGCTGGCCGGTGATTTCATGGTCTGTGAGAGCTGCGTGCGTCAGGCCGGGGCTATCGTGGCCCAGAATTTCAATCAGTTCCAGGACCTTTTTCTGCTGGCCGAAACCCTGCACGACAAGCGGATACGCGGCAATCGCCTGGCGGCCGTGAGCGGCGCGGGTTTCGAGGCCGTGGGCATGGCCGATTCCATTCAGAGCGACGACTACGCGATGCAACTGGCGCCTTTTGCGCAGGAGAGCGCGGAGAAGATCGCCGGAGTGCTGCGTGAGAAGCGTCTGGATGCACTGGTCAGCATAGTCAATCCGCTGGACATCAACCCTGCCGCCGATGACGATGCCCACGCCCGCATCGCCGCCATCCTGGCCGCAGACTCCGGAGTCGATGCAGTGGTCCTGGGGCTGGATCCCCTCTCTCCGGCCATGCATACCCTGGCCGAAACAGACGTTCCGGCCTTTGACCTTCATGCCGAAGGCGGCATTGCACGCTTGCTGCCGGAAGTAGCCAGGCAGAGCGACAAGCCCATCATCGGCGTCATCGACGGCGGCCGCCTCTATGATCCATTGCGCGACGTGCTCATGGCCGGGGGCGTCCCGGTCTTTCCGGTCTGCGACCGCGCGGTGGCGGCGCTGGCCCAGTATATTCAGGCCAGGTTGTTCGCTGATGTGTTGCGGGGCGGTTCCTAGTCTTCGACGACAGCGCCCAAATCGACCTGCAACCCTGCTTCCTTGGCTTTCAGGACCCGGCGCACGATCTTGCCGCTGCTGGTCCGGGGCAGAGCCTCGACGAACTCCATGGACCGGATCACCGCCACGGGGCCCACTTCCTTGCGGATATGGGATTTGAGCATGCGGATGATTTCGTTGCGATCGTCCAAGGCCGCGAACTCCGCTTGCAGCACGATGTAGGCCTTGGCCACCTCGCCCTTGATCTTGTCCGGGATGCCGATCACGGCCGCTTCGGCCACGGCCTTGTGGGTCAGGAAGGCGTTTTCGAGTTCGACGTTGCCGATGCGATGCCCGGCGATGTTCATGACGTCGTCGGAGCGGCCGTGGATCCAGATCAGACCGTCTTCGTCACGGGTGGCGATATCCCCTGCCCAGTACTTGCCGGGCCCCAGCGGCCAGTAGGTCGCGTCGTGGAGTTCGGGCTTGCCGAAAATATCAAGCAGCATGGACGGCCAGGGTTTGGTGACGACGAGGTTGCCGGCCACCCCGTCTTCCACGGGATTGCCTTCCTCGTCGACGATGGCCACCTCGATGCCCGGCATGGGCCGGTGCACGGAGCCCGGCTTCAGGACCGAGACCGGGAAGGGGGTGATCATGCATCCGCCGGTTTCGGTCTGCCACCACGTGTCGAGGATGGGGCATTGGGAGTGGCCGATGAATTTGTAGAACCAGAGCCAGGTGTCGGGGGAAATGGGTTCGCCCACGCTGGCCAGGAGGCGCAGGGTCGAGAGGTCGTGCATGCGCGGATACTGGTTGCCGTAGCGCATGAGCATGCGGATGACCGTGGGGGCCGTGTACAGGATGGTCACTCCGTAACGGGCCACAATGTCCCACATGCGGTCGGCCTGGGGATAGAGGGGATGCCCCTCGTACATGACCGTGGTCGTGCCGGCGATGAGCGGACCATAGACCACGTAGCTGTGCCCGGTGATCCAGCCCATGTCGCCGGTGCACCAGAAGATGTCCGTGGGCTTGATGTCGAAGACCCAGTCCAGCGAGCGGTGCAGGCCGACCATGTATCCGGCGTGGCCGTGCACGATGCCCTTGGGCTCGCCCGTGGTTCCGGAGGTGTGCAGGATGAAGAGCGGGTCGCCTGAGTCCATGATCTCCGTGGCCGCGTCGGAGCGTTCCTGGCGGACCAGGGCGTCGTACCAGATGTCGCGGGCCTCGCCCATGTCCACGTCCAGCTTGGCGCGGTTGACCACGACCACGGTCTCCACGCAGTCGCATCCTCCTACCAGCGCTTCGTCCACGGTGGATTTCAAGTTGACGATGCGTCCGTTGCGGTAGAATCCGTCGGCGGTGACGACCAGCTTGGCCTCGACCTCGGTGATGCGCTGGCGCAAGGCCTTGGCGGAAAATCCGGCAAAGACCGAGCAATGCACGGCCCCTATCTTGGCGCAGGCGAGCATGGCCATCATGGTCTGGGGGATGAGCGGCATGTAGAGCACCACCCGGTCGCCCTTGCCAAGGCCCAGCGAACGCATGGCGTTGGCCAGCTTGTTCACCTCGCGGTAGAGTTCATAGTAGGTGTATTTTTTGGTGTCTCCGGCCTCGCCTTCCCAGATGAGCGCCAGCTTGTTCTTGTTGGCCGTGGCGATGTGACGGTCGAGGGCGTTGTATACGATGTTGCACTGGGCGCCCTTGAACCACTGGTAGCGAGGAGCCTCGGAGTCATCCAGGATAACGTCCCACTTGTTGAACCAGTCCAGTTCCTGGGCCGCGTCTTCCCAATATCCCAGGTTGTCGGCCCTGGCCGAAGCCTGGGCCGTGGCAAACTCCTGCGGATTGACATTGGCCTCAATGACCAATTGGGGCAGGGGGCGGAAGACGAGTTCTTCGCCATAGGCCATGTCGGTTTCTTTCATGGCGTTCTCCTTGCGCGGCAGGCCGCGTTTCATGCCGGTGCGTCGTTCCATATTGTGTACTCGTTTTAGTATTCTGGGAAAGCCAATTCTCGGCTAATGGCCTTTTGGGCCAGGTAAGCGCCGCTAGAGTTGCAAAATTTTCTTCAGTTCGCCGATGCGCCGCCTGCTGACCGGAAGCTCGATCTTCTTGCGTCCGGCCGTGCGCAGCATGAAATTGCCGCCGGGCATGGATGCGATCTCCGTGACCATGTCCAGGTTGACCAGATACTTGCGGTGCACCCTGCAGAAGCGATGCGGCCGCAGGCGCGCCTCCAGGTTCTTGAGACGATATGAGGTCAGGAAGCGGTCCTGGGCCGTGTGCACGAAGCTGTAGTCCTCGTAGGCCTCCACGTACACGATCTGCGTGTAGGGGATGAGGATGTGGCGGCCCTCCTGATTGACCGGCAGCTTTTCGATCTCCGGGGAGCGCTCCCGGCTCATGTCCCACGCCTGGCGCAGGGCGTTGACGAAGATCTCTTCCTCGTCGTCGCCCATGGACAGTTGCACGGTCTCTTCGTTTATGTGCTGACGGGCCTGCAGGGGCTGGGTCGGCGGGGATGCCTTCTTGCGTGGAAGCAGCGGGCGCAGGCGCTCGATGGAGCGCGCGAAGCGGTTCGCGTTTGCGGGCCAGAGCAGATAGTCGGCGGCTCCCAGTTCGAAGGCGGTGAAAGCCTGATCCTCTTCCGTGGCCAGGAAGATGAGCGCGGGCGGGTCGTCGCCCTGGGCCAGATGCGCGGCCAGTTCCATGCCGCTGACTCCGTGCGGCAGGTCCGTGCCCATGAAAAAGACATCGTAGGGGATGAAGGTCAGCATCTCCAGGGCCTCAAACGAGGACACCGCTTCCCCGAGCACGGCAATCTCCTTGACAGGGGAGAGCATGTCTCGCAATTGAGACCTGACTTCAGGATCCGGGTGAAGAAGCAACGCTTTGAGTTTGGACATGGCGCCAGCCTGGTCGCAGGTAATGGGAAAACGATCATATATCCTTGATTTCAAAAGTTCTCAAGCGCTGTTCCCGTCTTCGGCGCCGACCTTGGGGCGGACGTGTTCCAGCTTGCGGCTTTGAGCGTTAATTATCTGAATTCAATTGGTTTTGTCGTTTCTCTCCGAATTTTCTCCCACCTTGCGTTCAATGGACATCCCAAAGAAAATCAAATATCAATAAACGTTTTACCCGTAATGAACGCGAGTCTCTCTCCCAACACAGGACATATGGCTACACAAGAAAATATCAGAAATTTCAGTATTATAGCCCACATTGATCACGGCAAGTCAACCTTGGCCGACCGGATCATGGAAAAGACGGGGCTTATCTCCGATCGTCAGAAAAAGGACCAGTACCTGGATCGCATGGAACTGGAGCAGGAACGCGGCATCACCATCAAGGCCCAGAGTGTGCGCATTCCCTACAAGGCCAAGGACGGCCGCAACTACATCCTGAATCTCATCGACACGCCCGGTCACGTCGACTTCTCCTACGAGGTTTCGCGCAGTCTGGCCGCGTGCGATGGGGCGCTGCTGGTGGTCGACGCTACCCAGGGAGTGGAAGCCCAGACCCTGGCCAACGTATACATGGCGCTGGACAATGATCTTGAAGTGCTGCCGGTCCTGAACAAGATCGACCTGCCCAGCGCCGAGCCCGAGCGGGTGGCGGAGGAGATCGAGGAAGTCATCGGCATCGACTGCACCGATATCGTCAAGGTTTCGGCCAAGTCGGGGCTGGGCGTGGAAGAGCTGCTTGAGCGTCTCGTGGAGCGGGTTCCGCCGCCAAAGGGCGATACTGAAGCGCCTCTGAAAGCCCTGATCTTCGACTCCTGGTACGATTCGTATCAGGGCGTGGTCGTTCTTTTCAGGGTCCTGGAAGGACGGATCAAGAACGGTCAGCGCGTGCAGATGTGCGCCACGGGCAAGAAGTTCGAAGTCACCAAGCTCGGCGTTTTCTCGCCCGAGCCCACGGACATAAAACAGCTCGCGGCGGGCGAGGTCGGCTTCATGTGCGGGGCCATCAAGGAGCTCAAGGATGCCCAGGTCGGCGACACCATCACCGACCCCGACAATCCCACGGCCACCCCTTTTCCCGGATTCAAGACCATAAAACCCATGGTCTTCTGCGGCCTCTATCCCGTGGAGCCGGGGGAATACGACACCTTGAAGTCTGCGCTGGAGAAGCTGCAGCTCAATGACGCCGCCCTGTACTACGAGCCCGAGACCTCTCAGGCCCTCGGCTTCGGATTCCGTTGCGGTTTTCTGGGACTTTTGCACATGGAGGTCATCCAGGAACGCCTTGAGCGCGAGTTTCAGGCCAAGCTCATCGCCACCGCCCCTTCGGTCATCTACCGAGTGACCCGTATTGACGGCGCGACCTTTGACATCGACAATCCGAGCAACCTGCCTCCGCAGGAAAAGATCCAATCCATTGCCGAGCCCTTCGTTCGCATGGAGATTCACGTTCCGAACGATTACGTCGGCAACGTGCTGGGACTTTGCGAGGAGAAGCGCGGCATCCAGAAGGACATGCGCTACATGACGTCCACCCGCGTGGTCATCAGTTACGAGCTCCCCTTCTCGGAGATCGTCTACGACTTCTTCGACCGTCTCAAATCGGTGACCAAGGGCTTCGCCTCTCTGGACTACGAGGTCATCGACTACCGGGTGGCCGATCTGGTCAAACTTGATGTGCTCATCAACAGCGAAGCCGTGGACGCCATGGCGGTCATCGTGCACCGTTCCAACGCGGCGTACCGGGGTCGCGCCCTGGCGCTGAAGCTCAAGCGGGTCATTCACCGCCAGCTGTTCGAGATCATCATTCAGGCGGCCGTGGGCAGCAAGATCATTGCGCGTGAGCGGGTTTCGCCCATGCGCAAGAACGTCACGGCCAAGTGCTACGGCGGTGACATTACCAGAAAGCGCAAGCTCCTGGAAAAACAGAAAGAAGGCAAGAAGCGCATGAAGCGCATGGGCAGCGTGGAGATTCCGCAGGAAGCATTCCTGGCAGCCCTTCAGTCGGACGAATAAAGTTTCGATAACAACTGCGTAGGCAGATTACGTATCAGGCAGGTACAGACATGAACCCTCGTTGGCAGACAATGCTCAAGGAATACGCCGAAGCCCTTATCGTGGCGCTCATACTGGCGTTTTTCATCCGTTCTTTCGTGGTCCAGGCTTTCAAGATTCCGTCCGGATCCATGCTCCAGACCTTGCAGATCGGCGATCACCTGCTGGTCACCAAATTTGCATACGGCGTAAAGATTCCCTTCACCAACACCATGATCATCGAGCGTGAAGGCCCAGAGCATGGCGACATCATCGTGTTCGAATTCCCCGAGGACCCTTCCAAGGATTTCATCAAGCGCGTCATCGGCCTGCCGGGCGACGTCATCGAGATCCGGGACAAGAAGGTCTTCCGCAACGGCGTGGAACTTCAGGAATCCTACATCCAGCATGTCGATGCCTCGACGTCCGTGCCTCGGCGCGACAATTTCGGGCCCGTCATGGTGCCCGAGAACAAGTATTTCGTCATGGGCGACAATCGTGACGAATCATACGACTCGCGTTTCTGGGGTTTTGTCGAGCGCAACACCATCGAGGGCAAGGCTCTCATCCTGTATTGGTCCTGGGCCAGCCTGACCGACATCCGCTGGGAACGCATCGGGCAGATGGTGGAATAGGCATGATCGCCAAGGTCTCCACCGCCGCCTTGCTGGGAATCGACGGATTCTCCATCGAGCTAGAGGTGGACCTGGCACGGTCGGGCATGCCCGCCTTCATCATGGTCGGGCTGGCCGAAGGCGCGGTACGGGAAGCCAAGGAGCGCGTTTTTTCGGCGCTCAAGAATTCGGGCTTCAAGCTGCCGCCCAGCCGCATCACCGTGAACATAGCCCCGGCCGATATCCGCAAGGAGGGCTCGGGCTACGACCTCCCCCTGGCCCTCGGCCTTTTGGCCGGGGCCGAAGTCATCTCCGGAGAAAAGCTCTCCGGCCTCTATCTGGCCGGAGAGCTTTCGCTTTCAGGGGAACTCAAGCCCGTGCCCGGTGTCTTGCCTTTGGCACTACGGGCCCGTGAAGCCGGGGCCCGGGGCATGATCGTGCCCGAGGCCAACGGCAGGGAAGCCGCCGTGGTGCAGGGGCTGCCCGTGTTCGGCTGCAAGAGCCTGGCCCAGGTTGTGCGCTTCGTGCTCGGCGAAGAGGATATCGCTCCTCTGGTCTGCGATGTGGAGGGCCTGTGGAGCGAGCAGGAGCAGTTCCGGCGGGATTTCTCGGAGGTCAAGGGGCAGGAGCGGGCCAAGCGGGCCATTGAGATTGCCTGTGCCGGGTCGCACAACATGCTCATGTTAAGGTGTGAATACCCCGTCAATTATTTCACGGGCTGACATGTCCACTTAGGCTTAACTGCGGCTCAAGATGGGGAGTTTAGAAAAAAATAATAGCATCTTTCAGGGGTAAAAATATAGCGCGGAGAATT carries:
- a CDS encoding CoA-binding protein, coding for MNSPDYIDFAAVAALLQQAHSENRNFLYEYEVYTLLAASGAETPPQVNLLVRGARPSDAELTAIPGERAVLKIVSPTIVHKTEVGGVRIVAKTPQSVRSAQRRMLYEVPESYAAWIERNPDAAPPSYRNLSGQALVAAISRDVKGVLQVQFMPPDSDTFGHELIVGLRRTREFGMVLSAGLGGTDTELYAQRFRKGQAIVAASTAMTDGQTFFELFRQTISYKKLAGLTRGQRRIVTDEQLIECFESFVAMANHYSPDNPDAPFIIEELEVNPFAFTDYLMVPLDGMCRFSLPQSQAAGRPVGKIHNLLHPERIGIVGVSATRRNFGRIILENILAQGFDPQNVTILREGVPDQSGVLCVPDLAALPHRLDLLVVAVGAAQVPDLVEEIIRRDAAHAVMLIPGGMGETEDSRERAAQVVAQINAAHATSDGGPVFLGANCMGVVSRPGRYDTWFIPEEKLPRDRGKPYRRAALVSQSGAFMLHRSSQCPELVPAYMISMGNQTDLTLGDMVSYFKDSDQVDVIAVYAEGFSDLDGLAFCRAVREVVMAGKEVVFYKAGRTPEGKSATSGHTASLAGDFMVCESCVRQAGAIVAQNFNQFQDLFLLAETLHDKRIRGNRLAAVSGAGFEAVGMADSIQSDDYAMQLAPFAQESAEKIAGVLREKRLDALVSIVNPLDINPAADDDAHARIAAILAADSGVDAVVLGLDPLSPAMHTLAETDVPAFDLHAEGGIARLLPEVARQSDKPIIGVIDGGRLYDPLRDVLMAGGVPVFPVCDRAVAALAQYIQARLFADVLRGGS
- the acs gene encoding acetate--CoA ligase, with the protein product MKRGLPRKENAMKETDMAYGEELVFRPLPQLVIEANVNPQEFATAQASARADNLGYWEDAAQELDWFNKWDVILDDSEAPRYQWFKGAQCNIVYNALDRHIATANKNKLALIWEGEAGDTKKYTYYELYREVNKLANAMRSLGLGKGDRVVLYMPLIPQTMMAMLACAKIGAVHCSVFAGFSAKALRQRITEVEAKLVVTADGFYRNGRIVNLKSTVDEALVGGCDCVETVVVVNRAKLDVDMGEARDIWYDALVRQERSDAATEIMDSGDPLFILHTSGTTGEPKGIVHGHAGYMVGLHRSLDWVFDIKPTDIFWCTGDMGWITGHSYVVYGPLIAGTTTVMYEGHPLYPQADRMWDIVARYGVTILYTAPTVIRMLMRYGNQYPRMHDLSTLRLLASVGEPISPDTWLWFYKFIGHSQCPILDTWWQTETGGCMITPFPVSVLKPGSVHRPMPGIEVAIVDEEGNPVEDGVAGNLVVTKPWPSMLLDIFGKPELHDATYWPLGPGKYWAGDIATRDEDGLIWIHGRSDDVMNIAGHRIGNVELENAFLTHKAVAEAAVIGIPDKIKGEVAKAYIVLQAEFAALDDRNEIIRMLKSHIRKEVGPVAVIRSMEFVEALPRTSSGKIVRRVLKAKEAGLQVDLGAVVED
- a CDS encoding DNA-binding response regulator, whose product is MSKLKALLLHPDPEVRSQLRDMLSPVKEIAVLGEAVSSFEALEMLTFIPYDVFFMGTDLPHGVSGMELAAHLAQGDDPPALIFLATEEDQAFTAFELGAADYLLWPANANRFARSIERLRPLLPRKKASPPTQPLQARQHINEETVQLSMGDDEEEIFVNALRQAWDMSRERSPEIEKLPVNQEGRHILIPYTQIVYVEAYEDYSFVHTAQDRFLTSYRLKNLEARLRPHRFCRVHRKYLVNLDMVTEIASMPGGNFMLRTAGRKKIELPVSRRRIGELKKILQL
- a CDS encoding elongation factor 4, which codes for MATQENIRNFSIIAHIDHGKSTLADRIMEKTGLISDRQKKDQYLDRMELEQERGITIKAQSVRIPYKAKDGRNYILNLIDTPGHVDFSYEVSRSLAACDGALLVVDATQGVEAQTLANVYMALDNDLEVLPVLNKIDLPSAEPERVAEEIEEVIGIDCTDIVKVSAKSGLGVEELLERLVERVPPPKGDTEAPLKALIFDSWYDSYQGVVVLFRVLEGRIKNGQRVQMCATGKKFEVTKLGVFSPEPTDIKQLAAGEVGFMCGAIKELKDAQVGDTITDPDNPTATPFPGFKTIKPMVFCGLYPVEPGEYDTLKSALEKLQLNDAALYYEPETSQALGFGFRCGFLGLLHMEVIQERLEREFQAKLIATAPSVIYRVTRIDGATFDIDNPSNLPPQEKIQSIAEPFVRMEIHVPNDYVGNVLGLCEEKRGIQKDMRYMTSTRVVISYELPFSEIVYDFFDRLKSVTKGFASLDYEVIDYRVADLVKLDVLINSEAVDAMAVIVHRSNAAYRGRALALKLKRVIHRQLFEIIIQAAVGSKIIARERVSPMRKNVTAKCYGGDITRKRKLLEKQKEGKKRMKRMGSVEIPQEAFLAALQSDE
- the lepB gene encoding signal peptidase I, translated to MNPRWQTMLKEYAEALIVALILAFFIRSFVVQAFKIPSGSMLQTLQIGDHLLVTKFAYGVKIPFTNTMIIEREGPEHGDIIVFEFPEDPSKDFIKRVIGLPGDVIEIRDKKVFRNGVELQESYIQHVDASTSVPRRDNFGPVMVPENKYFVMGDNRDESYDSRFWGFVERNTIEGKALILYWSWASLTDIRWERIGQMVE
- a CDS encoding magnesium chelatase codes for the protein MIAKVSTAALLGIDGFSIELEVDLARSGMPAFIMVGLAEGAVREAKERVFSALKNSGFKLPPSRITVNIAPADIRKEGSGYDLPLALGLLAGAEVISGEKLSGLYLAGELSLSGELKPVPGVLPLALRAREAGARGMIVPEANGREAAVVQGLPVFGCKSLAQVVRFVLGEEDIAPLVCDVEGLWSEQEQFRRDFSEVKGQERAKRAIEIACAGSHNMLMLRCEYPVNYFTG